The genomic DNA GTCCTGAATCGCCGCCTCGACCTCTGAATCCAGCGCGCTCGTCGCCTCGTCCAGCATTAGGATTGGCGCGTCCTTCAGGATAACCCGCGCCAGCGCGATCCGCTGCCGCTGCCCACCCGACAGCTTGACCCCGCGCTCGCCCACCCGCGCGTCATAGCCGCGGCGGCCCTCGGTATCCTCGAGCGTCTGGATGAAATCATGCGCCTGCGCCTGCTGCGCCGCCGCGATCATCGCAGCCTCGGTCGCCTGCGGCGCACCGTAAAGGATATTTTCCCGCACGGACCGGTGCAGCAGCGCCGAATCCTGCTGCACCATGCCGATCGCATGGCGCAGCGAATCCTGCGTCACGGCAGCGATATCCTGCCCGTCGATGCGGATCACGCCACCCTCGGCGTCGTAGAACCGCAGCAGCAGCTTGACCAATGTCGACTTGCCCGCACCGGATGCGCCGACAAGGCCGACCTTCTGACCCGCAGGCACCGTCAGGTCGATCCGGTCCAGACCGCCCTTGGCCTTGCCGTAGTGATGGCTCAACCTGTCCAGTTCGATCCGGCCCGCCGTAATCGTCAAGGGTGTGGCCCCGCGCGCGTCGGTCAGGGTGACCGGTTGCCCGATCGTCTCCAGCCCCTCGGCCACGACGCCAAGCTCTTGGAACAACTGGCTGACGGCCCACATGATCCAGCCGCTCATGCCGTTCAGACGCAGCACCAGCGCGGCGGCTGCCGCGACGACACCGACTGTTGCCAGCCCGCCCAGCCACAGTGACAGCGCCCAGCCGACGACGCCCACCACCAGCACGCCGTTCAGGAACACCAGCGTCAGGTCCATGATGGTGTAAAGCCGCATCTCGCGCATCAGGGTGGTCCGCGACCCTTCGATGGCGTCCTTGGCATAGCCCAGTTCCGCGTCCGAATGGGCGAACATCTTGACCGAGTGGATGTTGGTATAGCCATCCACGATCCGCCCGGTCACGACGCTGCGCGCGTCCGAGGACGCCTGTGACGCAGGCTTGATCCGCTTGATCACCCAGCGCAGCAGAAAGAGGTAGGGGATGAACCACGCCAAAAGCGGCAGCACCAGCCGCAGGTCCGCATCCGCCAGCAGCAGGAACGCGCCGACCAGATAGGCGGCGGCAAAGGCCACGGCCTCGAAGAACTGGTTCATCACGCTCGCGACCGCCTGCGGCGTCTGCATCACCCGGTTGGCGATCCGTCCGGCAAAGTCGTTCTCGAACCAGCCGACGCTTTGCCGCATGATCTGCCGGTGCGCCCGCCAGCGCGACAGCGCCGTCAGGTTCGGGTTGATCGTCTGGTTCAGCAAGGCCGTATGCGCGGTCTGGATCAGGGGGCGCAGGGTCAGGAAAAACACCGCCATCGCCATTAGCTCTACCCCGTGATCCGCCCAGAAGATCGCGGGATCCTTGTCCAGCAGATCGACCAGACGCCCGAGGTAGCCGATCAAGCCGACCTCGATGAAGGCAACAAGCGTCGACAGCCCCGCCGTGACCGCAAAGACGCGGTGGAACGGCCGGGTGTAATCCCGCAGGAACGGCCAAAGCCGCGTGGGCGGTGTGTCGGTCTCCTGATACGGCGTATAGGGATCGACGAGGCGCTCGAAATAACCAAACACGGGATGCCTTATGTCTCTCGGACCTCTGATGTAGGACCGGGTCGCATAAAGGGAAACCCTAGGTCAGCAGTTCGTCCCGCGTGAGGGTGAAATCCGAGGCGATCCAGCGCGCCTCTGCCGCTTTCAGCGCCGCCCCGAGTGCCGGACCCTGCAGGGCGGGCATGAAATCGGCGGCCCTGACGGGCAGAACCTGCCCGTCACCGCGCCGTGCCGCATCCAGATCGCCCTGGCTGATCGGCTGCGACAGGGACGCCGCCAGCACGGCGGCGCGGTCGATCGCCACGGCGGCACCGTGGCGATAGGCGACCTCTCCCGTGCCGGAATCCATGTCGCGCAGGATCGCGCGGCGCGTCGATTCGGCATTGGTCAGTCGCAACCGCCCCGGATCGCCGCCAAGGGCCGCAAGGCGACGGATGACATCAGGCTTTAGTCCCGCCTCTT from Loktanella sp. M215 includes the following:
- a CDS encoding ABC transporter ATP-binding protein, which translates into the protein MFGYFERLVDPYTPYQETDTPPTRLWPFLRDYTRPFHRVFAVTAGLSTLVAFIEVGLIGYLGRLVDLLDKDPAIFWADHGVELMAMAVFFLTLRPLIQTAHTALLNQTINPNLTALSRWRAHRQIMRQSVGWFENDFAGRIANRVMQTPQAVASVMNQFFEAVAFAAAYLVGAFLLLADADLRLVLPLLAWFIPYLFLLRWVIKRIKPASQASSDARSVVTGRIVDGYTNIHSVKMFAHSDAELGYAKDAIEGSRTTLMREMRLYTIMDLTLVFLNGVLVVGVVGWALSLWLGGLATVGVVAAAAALVLRLNGMSGWIMWAVSQLFQELGVVAEGLETIGQPVTLTDARGATPLTITAGRIELDRLSHHYGKAKGGLDRIDLTVPAGQKVGLVGASGAGKSTLVKLLLRFYDAEGGVIRIDGQDIAAVTQDSLRHAIGMVQQDSALLHRSVRENILYGAPQATEAAMIAAAQQAQAHDFIQTLEDTEGRRGYDARVGERGVKLSGGQRQRIALARVILKDAPILMLDEATSALDSEVEAAIQDTLDTMMDGKTVIAIAHRLSTIARMDRIIVMDNGRIVEDGTHDALLALNGRYARFWARQSGGFLGEDA